CCTAGCTTCCCAGTGGCATCTCTCTTCTGCTAAAACCATGGGTCGTGGTTCTCCACAGCAGCGGCAATTCTCGAAAACAATGGCCAACTCATCTGAAACCTTAGAGGGTGAATAGTCGTTAGTACGCATCACAAAATATAAACGTGTTAGTAAGGAAGATGGTCTCACCTACGACGGAACAATGTATCACCATACACTGGGATGTCGGCGAAGTAGTCCTAAAATAGCCTAGCAGCACCTTCCTAGTGCCCATAGTCTATGACTACATGTCCTAGTACGGAGCCAAGTTGATGCGTGTGACCTTGGGCAGCAAGTTCTTCCTCCTCGATGGCGATCAACAATATCAGTTCATTCTCATCATCGCTCGAGTCCGATGAGAACATGAATGGATCTCCGGATGTAGACGAGCTCATTGTGTAAATATGAATACGGAGGCAATTGTGCCTCTCTACTTTGGTAGAAGCCCTCTTTTATAGCAACGGTTGGGAAATGGACTGCCTACCGCTGGATATTTGAAGTTATTACCAACGGAATAATGTTTCTTCACTTGCATTACATTATACTGAGAAGTGCAAATAACTCGACCCTTGTGTTCAATTGCATCAAAATGATCATAATGCCAAAGGCTTATTCTGATATTGATGCGAACCTTTCTCTCATCATAAAATGTCATTTCTCTCTGGATGAAGAGCTGCGTCATGCTATGATAATGGCGTATAAATCCTACAGGCAAAATCTTTTTGTCCTCATTTTAAAAACTAAGCATTGTTTCCTTGACACTATGAACTGGTTGAGAGCATGTTACCATGGAATCAACGAAATTTAATCAAAGTAGCAATAGCCCCCAAAAGAACATTCCTAAAAGTGGACAATCTTtctagctacaattttcatttCTATTACTGTTATTTGATTGCAACCAAGCCTTGCCTTTTGTTAATGAGCTGTTGctacaaaaaattacaaaactagactcTTTTCATCGTTTTATCTATCATTTTGCATGAAAGATGAGTACGGAGTGCACTGTTATGCAACCATTTACGCAAGCTTTTGCAGAGTTTGAGCTCTCAGGTTATAGCTTGCAGTGTTAAATATAATCAACAATAATTTTAACCTGCTATTGATTTGTTGAAGTGGAAAACTGATATTACTGTCACAGTAGTATAAAAGAGTAGTTGCTTCTCTTCGGAAAATAACCCGTGATAGATATGCAGAGCTTGCCTTTTGATACGACTGTTGGTATAAAACAGTTGTTTTGCTCTTTGTAACAACTCCAGTATATAGTATTGTTCAATCTAATAAATCGTTTCATGCATTCATTCACTAGATGTGCATCTTTACCAAGTATTGCTGAAGGTCCATATGATTTTGTATTCTCATATGCTACTATGTATATTTTCAGTTGTTAGTTATTTATTTCACAAGATGTGCATCTTTACCAAGTATTATTAAAGGTCGATAGGATTTTATATTCTCATATGCTATTATGCATATTTTGCAGATAGTAAATAGCCAAGAGAATATAATGGCCATGAGTGCAGTGCTATAAGACAATAAATAATTTTGTCTATGCCACTTCACTGTTGCAGATGGAACATGCTTTTTAATGTGAGCTGAAACTCTTTTATATGTTGAAACTTTTGATGGGACCATGCGTTTTGGAGACGACAATGCACTGCTAATTGTTGGCCTACTATGGCGGGTTTACTAAACAATTTCTTCAATTCCTTCATTActaaatattttcttcaattcCTCCGCAACAAACTCTACTAGGCTTGCAACAAACGGGACATTGGCGTGTCCTTGGTCTTGAACTGACTGTGCTAAACTGTGCTTGCTCTCTCTAAAGTTTTTTTACATAAAGTTTTTGAAACCTAAATACAATGGTCTTCTTGATGAGGAAATCTACTACATAGtacaatatgatttttttttctaaatcacCGAAATCATGCAATCACCGAGATGGGAGGTAACTAgggtttcgatggggaggatgggaTGGTGCTTACCCGTTGGGCTTGAAGGGGATGTAGGAGagccggagaggtggtcctcgacgtCGGCGTCAGGGCcggcggtggctcctcctccgtggggggTGATGGCGGCGAGGGCTCCGGGGACGAATTGGCgttgggaggaggcggcggcgcgtcggggtggcattgggaggaggcggcggcacgTCGGGGCTCAGGTGACTGAAGCAAACGAGGAGGTGGCACTAGGGTGAATAGAGGAACGAGGATGCGGCTAAGTGTTGGAGATAAATATAGGagacatatcagtgccggttatatgtacaatcggcactgatagttgaagtatAAGTGtacaatcggcactgatagttgaagtatcagtgccggttactacatagaaccggcactgatactagtttTCCCAgtaaatattcttctattgttaaattcccTGGAAgtataataaatagttttaatattataaaataaatgttgtaatctggaaaatagttttagaaaatccatattaattcttataatatttaaaaatgttttgtttgacaaaataaatgctttaatatgctttgttgcatataaaattagttttaattctagaaaaatgcaaataaattttataaaatctttttaacttgttttatgttgaaaaataattctagaaaatttcaaaaaaatgtttaggccttttaaaatatatatgcacttgatataaattaaagcatattattacatcacccatacatgtccttgatacaaaataaagcttaacctaaatattatacaaatttcaccaaatacgtgaaagctgctttcactgaacggttaatgcttcgttatggtcgcaGCGTATGTAGGTACCTTCCGCAGTGTtatcaatgagaggcagttcgacattctctccaaaaggaggcaggtcttcgaatttgtcgcagtcttcatcgtcaacaacattctcaacaccgacgatttttctttttccttgaagaaccacataatgctcctccttgttagctgggttcgggtcctttacatagaagacttgtgcaacatcgttggcaagcacgaatggttgttctctgtatccgacgagtttgaggtccacggtagtcataccatacttgtcgaccttgactccccctgtgagtctgacctattggcaccgaaacagagggaccatcaactcgccatattcaagttcccaaatctcctctatgaatccatagtaggtctccctgttgccagcgcggtcacaggcatcagtacggacaccgctatttcggttagtgctcttgttgtcttgtgcttgtgtataaaatgtatagctgttaatctcgtatgcttggaatgtgcgaatcgtagttgacaGCCCATTTGCCAGCAGTTCCAATAGAGCATCGttggtatccttacccatcatgagttgacgtaaccaattaccgaaattatctctgtgctcttttgcgatccaatcatctgactttgttggatttgtggagcgtagcatgctcacatgcattttGACATACGGGATCGCTACAACTGCatgttgcagaactgcgaagtgtgcttgagtgaatgaagcacaatctttgatatggattgaagtatgacctatcgtccctttcccctttagcctcccctcatagcgagatataggcataccaatcacgttcagtttcatatagtcaatgcaaaactcaatgacctcctccgtactccaaccttgggcaatgcaaccttccggacgACCTcgattacgaacatatttcttcagaacccccatgaacctttcgaaaggatacatctgatgcaaaaacacggagccaaggctctttatctcacccacaatgtgaacaattagatggggcattatatcaaaaaatgtcagagggaaaatagtttcaaactgacatatagtatggaccatgtcttcctgtagctttgccagtttgttcggatcaatgaccttctgtgaaattgcgttgaagattgaacacagcttaatgattgggtcttggatcttatccggcagaatacctcgaattgcaactggaagcatctgcgtcatcatcacgtgacaatcatgagacttcatgccaactaacttcgtatctttcatgtttacaaagctcctaatattggaggagtaaccggtcggaactttgacatcactcaagcaaccacacaggcggatcttctcttccttgcttatagtgtagcaagctgtgggaagtttctttttgccgttgtctaattgtatgtagtgtaggtccttcctgaggttcatttcttccaggtctagctgtgcatttagtgtatcttttgttttgccgggtatgtctagtaaggtaccaatcaagctatcaaacacattcttctccatgtgcatgacgtcgattgcgtgtcagaccataagatactttcaataaggtagcaaccaaaatattgacatctttttccacatgggagcattttgcccagcctgcatttttgtactgcctggcccctttctaagtacaactctaagtgtcttaaccatcttaaatacctgttctccactgcgaatcttcggagcttgacgaagctccattgtcccgtcaaaagctcttttattcttgcggtttgggtgatccggacggaggaacctacggtgacccatgaagatcattttttggctgttttttagccaccgcccctccgtttcctccaagcactgaacacatccattgtacccttttacagtctgccctgataggttaccaagagcaggccaatctgaaaATCGTCACGAACAGCATCGCGCGCAGGGTAAAATTCtcgcgtctgtactcatcccatacccgtacgctatctttccacagtacaagaagatcttccaccaatggtttgaggtacacatcgatatcgttgcctggttgattcggcccactaattaGCAGAGgtatcataaggtacttccgcttcatgcacatccaaggtggaaggttgtagatacagagagtcacaggccaagtgctatgagtacttctcgtgttgccgaaaggattcatcccatctgtgctcaacccgaaccttatattcctcacttcatctctgaattccttgtatttcgaatcgaatctcctccattgcatgccatcagtagggtgtctaagcattctaTCTTTCTTGTgctgttcggcgtgccatcgcatcagctcggtattcgctctgttagcaaacaatcatttcaaacgggggactatagggaaataccaagccaccttaacgggggggtcttttcttctttctcttcaccctacaccatcgctctcgatatcatcaacgttgctcttgtaccgtggtgcattgcaaacgcgacacgcttccaagtctgcatcctcaccgcggaacaacatgcagtcatttccacatgcatatattttctctacttccaatcccaacgggcagacaacctgcttggcatgttacgtgttttcgggcaacacgttcccctctggaagcaattccctcaagaattctaacaattcattgaaacccttatcggcccaaccattgctagccttcatttgcatcagtgtcagcaccacatgcaacttgctgtgctcatctttacagttcaggtaaactggtgttttagagtcctctatcatgcgctggtacttttgatgttgtctttcaatggtgaagtccccctccccatcgcgcaacatttgttctatgccttcttcattgttgccaacaaaagtgtctcaatcatcgttctcgacaaaagtatcttcaaatactgacatatcgaagtcttcattagccgtcggatcgttgcctccgtctcctttgactgttggttgcccttcatgcccaacatctgcaagttcaccgtgctcagtccaacgggtgtagccagccttgaaacccctgcgaatcaagtgtgcacggatctgctctatgtttgaaaactgcttctcattcttgcagtcgacacacggacagcatatatagtgctcgtcacgcttcttttttggcttcttgtacgccgcgacagccctcaaaaaagcctcaatgccaacaatgaactctggccctcgttccttgtacatccatgaccggtttatctgcaaatcattataattaaacacattggacttagaatcattaaacatttcaaaatctagaacatattcatcgaattacctcacatcctgattggtccctatttgagggcccatctccttccggtacttgggccgggtcgggggacccgccttccaaaggctgccgagtctgattacgacccgtgggtggacgtgccatccatacaacacagtattttatcaactgtacatgttaaattcactatattgattaattaacagaggaaatccactggattattactaaaattcatgacttttaaaatatacgcaatccacatactagaaaattagagctagattttagggacattttgcaaatacctccctgattttttattctttggatgccactcgaatgacagttctagcggtatttttgtaatttttgaatggcaataatggttcaacaagtggcaaatttgcaattatccatagattttaatgtaggcacccaactctatttacatgtgacttttaatctactcgttaaatcatatacaatgataaaattgcgacatttctctaatttatatggatatttgagctcttgctcattccaaatttcaacactaactaacaaccacctaattcaaacctagagaaatctagcaactaaaatccaactaagaatcaaatgtagatcatctctatacatctaacaacgacaaagttgcaaacgttacctaaattagatctcaactacatctctaaatctataaccatggaacaagcaccatccatcatcaaccctagagcaatctaccaagtaatctatccaaaaatgaaatatagatctcactaaccttaaaacagttgactcctccaaattttgaaggctcccacgcaaaaaaaaaaccttgaattgcaaaaaaaaaatggcaaggaggcgctgTAACACTAGGCTGCGGCTCTGTTCTGGGTCGAGACagggaagaagatgggctatatatactaTAGTAGCTATAGTGCCAGTTTAAaaaggaaccggcactgaaacaccactatcagtgccggttcttaactccaggccctcgatcgcgggcgggagttttagaaccggcactaataccactttcagtaccggttcctttgaaccggcactgaaggtggtggctattatgtggggttctgtagtagtggaagGAAAAGagggaaagagaaagaaagcaaaaattAAGTCATTTCAAGACACAGCCTTGGAGAAAATCTATGTATTAGTTTTCTTTGGATAACATGGCATGGCCATTTCAAGAGACAACCTTGGAAACTATTGAACATGTTCTGAAGGACAGACTAGAAACACATGATCACGGTGAACCAGATACCAGAGAAATGTCATTTTGTTTATGAAAGAACAACCTTGTCAAACGAAAACAAGTCAATAAACGTGCTTTTGTCAAGGATGCATTTCGAATTAAGTTGAAATCCTGCTTTATGTGAATAAGTTTTCCAGCTAAAGCTACAATCTTGCTTTTGTCAAGCATATATAACTCCATATGAAGTGAGATGTATTTTTATAGCTTCTAGAAGAGAACCATAACATAGTAGTGCAAGGTACCGCAACCACGTCATTGAATTGCTCGGTTTGCGTAACCACACACTTGACACTCGTATATACAAGCATGATGTACCATTCATGGTCAATTGTAACCTTGAGCTCTCGGTGACCGCTCTATGTGTCACGTCCTAATAGACCCTCTTGTACCATAACTTCTTTTCGTACTTAATGAATGTTACGTTGTTCTCCAGTCTATTCTAGAAAAGAAAATCATGGTCAATTAACCAATTCATGGTGTGCCTCCATGAGATATGCAATTCGATCATTATTTGCCACTCCAAAGCCATAAATATacaaagtttgcaactttggaTGTATTTTGCGTGTTTTTTTTCAATCCGACATCCCGCTGCGATACATCACTTTTGCACCAAACAACTTCGCAGACGCATATGATCAGCCCAACCAAGTGACAAGATTTCTCCAAATCCTACCAAGACTCAACTGTGTGCAGCAGCAAGTCATACCAAAGCCAAGAATGTTAGAGAACGAACCCCAGCCCTGTAGCGGCAGCGAGCAAAGGGTGGCGGAGGCTAGCCCGCTGATGTTTGTCTCGTTGTACATCACCGTGCCGTAGCCCGTAGGTCCATACATGACGAGGCACAAGTTCTAAAAGCCAGCTAATACACAAGAAGATAAGACACCATACAAGACTAGCTCTTATTATTGTACGTACTTCATTAATTCAAGCCAACAGTCCATGTCTTACAGCACAAGAACACGATATTCCTTACATAAATTATTCAAACACATCTCCATGCATGACTTTATTTGACATGCATAGCCAAACAACACAGCTAATACTTCATTCAAGCCAACAGTCCATGTCTTacagcacaagaacaagatatTCCTTACATAAAATATTCAAACACATCTCCATGCATGGCTTTATTTGACATGCATAGCCAAACAACACATGTAGCTGTGCTACTTATTTCCATCAACCATCTCCACCGCCAGAATATCCGCCCCCAGGAGAACTACCACTGCCGTATCCTCCTCCGTAACTCCCACCACCACCGTACCCACCGCCACTACCGTATCCTCCACCGTTGCCACCACCATACCCAGGCTGACCACCTCCATACCCAGGATGACCGTGACCACCACCGTATACAGGGCTACCATACCTGCCACCGTAGCTGGGTCCATAGCCTCCACCATATCCAGGCCCATAGCCACCACCATGGCCATGGTGCTTGTATCCTCCACCTGATCCAGGACCGTAGCCTTCGCCATATCCAGGCCCATAGCCACCACCATAGCCGGGCGGATTGTATCCTCCGCCGTATCCACCGTCATTTCCATATCCTCCACCGTATCCACCGTTGCTTCCATATCCTCCACTGTGCTTGAATCTACCTCCCCACTTCTCATCCTTGAGTCCAGGCCCACCTGCAGGCTTCACATTCTTCCCGTCCGACTCTGCATGTAATTAAAAAACTGTCATCGAGTGATCGATGTGTTGTATAGCATGTCGCAAACGCTGAATGCATGTTATGTGTAGCAGCTTGTCCTATTCAGAATAGTAACCCatgcggggagagagagagagagagagagagagagagagagagagagagagttaacCAACCATTGGCTTCAGGGAGCTCCCTAGCATATGCCACATCGTGGAAGAAGAGCAGGAGAGAGGCCAGGACGACACCGAGAAGAAGCAGAGACTTGACCGCCATTTGCTTCAGTGAGATCTCTTGCTGATCGAACTAGCTTGGGATGGGGAAATGGCACTGCCGCGGCATGGCATTTATAAAGCCAGCAacgcctgcatgcatgcatgtgttacACGCATCAACGCCTATCGCCGAGTTAATGCACGAGACCGAGCCAAAGTAATTCAAACTCCAATAAGTGCAGTGATACGGTTGGCTGTTTGCTCGGATTGGATCGAGCAGAGCTCCGGTACATCTCGCTGTCACCTTGATTACTATCAAAATGGAGGCGGACATTGAGGTTTATGTATCAGTGGAGTTACATGTGGTTGAGAGTGCAGAACATGTTGAGAATTAATGTCACTAACAAACTAGATGTCTTCCCTGGATATAGAATAGATGTATCCATTAGAATTAGACTGTCTATATATGTATAAGGTAGTACATACCATAGCTATAGAGTAATAGAGTTGATAAACAAAGCTTTAATCGAGTTAATTGGGTTGGCTCTATTCATTCTGCTTGTCTCACAACACTGGCTAGTGACTACAAATGGACACAGTAAAAAAATGTGCATCCTTCAACACAGGAAAAGGGGCACAAACTGGGCACAAGGAAATAATGAGGGACATGAAGTCGCGCATGATTGTTTAAAGCAGAGCGGATTTGATGTCCTGGAGGACGAACCAGTCATAATTGCTTCTATTatattatgtatttttatataGAAAAGGTCAATTTCACAACCTTCAACTCTAAACCATTACAAAACAACAATTAACCAACAGAACTTGGTCACATGAAGCCCCTTGAGCCATGCCAATGCGATTTTACTACAGCTCCAATCTACCTGCAGACTACAGCTCCAACTCAAAAAATCCTGGAGCTAGAGATCTGCATTCCAAGTAAATCCTAATTACCTTGGGAAAGGTAAAACGGATATGCACTTTAGTAACCTCACATTTTAGATTCTTTTATCTCAATCTTCCATGCACGTCGGAGTCCTTATTTTCATTAGATCCTAATTGCGTTGGGAATGTTTAAAGGGGTTTGAACCTTAGTAGCATCACATTTTAGATTCCTTCTATCTCAATCTTCCATGCACGTCGGAGTTCTCTCTTTTCattattctctttttttgtttggGCACTTCCACAACCATAGAATCATTGAAAGAGGAAGGTATGCCACGGATGGTTTCTTAAGACATGTCACAAACAAATTATTATCAGATGGTTGCTAAGACAGATATGTATGTAACAAACCAGACATCTAATTGTGAATGAACTTACATACAAATCCTTatgtttctatcatacagacatagacgactttaaaaaaaaatctatttgtaACACTGGCACAGACGGTTTCTGTAAGATCTGTCTGTGTCTAGTCGGTAGACACagataaattttataaacatatgtttgtatttAAAGACAtgcaaatgttttcaaatttgaccacCCATCTCCCCTCGCAATTTTGGCTTCCAACACACAAATCACTCGTCCCGTaaggctcttttggcttctcaCACACATAACCCCGCATCTctcctcaatataaagcgaGGAGTGTTCTGCATCCTCACTCATCATCTGCATTGGAGAAGCAAGATCCCGTCGGGGGTcgaatccctttcactgcaACGAGATGAGTATCATGTGGTTCCTTTTCACTGCACCGAGGTTTTTATTTCTTCGATCTATGCAACTGATGGTACAACCTTGTTTCTGACGTAGATCTACAATGGCACAATTCACGGCAATCAATAGGTggcaggatggggttgtccATATGGCTACTTCAACGGCACGGATGCTTGGCGTCGACTTTGGCCCGGTGGAGTTTATCTTCTTCACTGCTGTGAAGGCCACCCTCCGTTGACCCTATGTATGCTGTCAACCGCATTCTCCATTTGGTTCTACTggatggaaatttctccattaTTGTTTGTCAGAATATAGATATTTTCATTAACTATAAGACATGCTTGAATGCCCATTTCTTGCTGAACTATGGCTGGCAATTTGGCAGTAACGTAGTCTAGTTGTGGCTAATATGTGAGATCGTCAAGGTGCAGTTAGACCCGGATGACTGCGAAATGCTAATTGAAGTTGATTCTTAGGTTGACATTTTACTGAAACGCAGAAGATTGAGATGACGTCTATCATTTCACCTTTTTGAAAGATGGCATCAATCAACCTAAGTTTGTCGATCATTTTTTGTCTTTTTGAAAGATGGTGTCGCCATGATTGCAATCACgatgtatagctagctaggtttatgtgttctgaacaatatgtgatATTCTTAAATTTTGTGATATGTAAGTGTCTATGTTTAGTTTTATGAACAATGTGTAATCGATATTCTGAATAATATGTGTTCGatgttatgaacaatgtgtCAATGTTTTTAACTTGTGAATAATAAATTGGGTATATGTGTGACACTCCCCTCCCCCCATAAGTAAATTTGCTTCTTGGCGATGTTGTGaacaatgtgtcaatgtgtttaaCTTGTGAATCATAAATTGTGTATATGTGTGATACTTTTCCCCATAGAAACAAATTTGCTTCCTAGCTtcaggaagcaaatttgcttataagCGCAAAGAGAGACACAGatggtttttttataaaaattcgtTTGTGACAATTAACATAGATGGGTTTTAAAAAATCCATATGTGACTCTTAGTAGTCACAGATGGGTTTAAACAAACACCGTCTATGACTCTTAGTACTCACAGatagtttaaaaaaaacattgtcTGTGGCTCTTAGAACATATAGACGGTTATTTAGAAACTCTGTCTGTGTGTAAGTGTATTACAAACGGATCTGAAATCGTTTGTAACAAGGTTGATATCACGGACACTTTTTGCAGAAACGGAACTTATAACCATCTATGATAGTATTTAAAATCTGTCTTTAAGAAGCTGTTATGAGGTAGTATTCATTGTTGGTAGCATTTTGACACGCCACACTAGTGGATTGCTACCTACTAGCTCGGAGTGTTCACGTTAGTGAAAACTACCGCCATGTCTATCAAATCAATGAAAAATTTCCTCAAGTCAATGGGGTGTTCTGCATTGGTTGTGAGTGTGTGGATGAAAGGGTTTTCTGCTTAAAAACAAAGCAGAAGTACTGCCATTTAATAATAGAAGGAAATATAGTAAAATACAACCACGTACGAACCGTCATCACGGATCACATCACATTAggaaaatagagaaaaactagaacaCCAACATGAGTCTAACACcataaaaaagaagaattaGCAATGCACACTACTAAATTTCTCCAGCAACACCAACATGGGCTAGGAGGAAGACACCAAGTGGTTTGGTTGAAGAGGGGGAACCCTAGAAAGTGAGCCTGTTGGATCATATCATCCATGTGCCTCAGGATGAAAAGTAAATGGTTTTTAGTTGCCAAGTAATAGTCATAATTAGTCTGTATTTGAAGGTTTcaaaatgaatttttttcctTATATGCTATAGGGGTTAGGATGAA
The sequence above is drawn from the Phragmites australis chromosome 10, lpPhrAust1.1, whole genome shotgun sequence genome and encodes:
- the LOC133883618 gene encoding glycine-rich cell wall structural protein 1.8-like, with protein sequence MAVKSLLLLGVVLASLLLFFHDVAYARELPEANESDGKNVKPAGGPGLKDEKWGGRFKHSGGYGSNGGYGGGYGNDGGYGGGYNPPGYGGGYGPGYGEGYGPGSGGGYKHHGHGGGYGPGYGGGYGPSYGGRYGSPVYGGGHGHPGYGGGQPGYGGGNGGGYGSGGGYGGGGSYGGGYGSGSSPGGGYSGGGDG